A genomic window from Candidatus Bathyarchaeota archaeon includes:
- a CDS encoding class II aldolase/adducin family protein: MPEGRIRFNTIFVSDKIPDHKQINELAKWCETFQKMGLTPDFEGKCTGNLSFRLKGGFVITASGLETKENLCGECFVYVKKFEEETNKMFVKGKRNPSSEAMMHFLIYQTRKDVNAIFHGHNKSILINANKLGVPVTENEQDFGSIKLAKEALKVLGENNLVALRNHGFVSVGKTMREAGELALATLKHSEEMNNTK; this comes from the coding sequence ATGCCTGAAGGCAGAATACGATTTAACACAATTTTTGTTTCTGACAAAATCCCAGACCATAAGCAAATTAACGAACTTGCCAAATGGTGTGAAACATTTCAAAAAATGGGTTTGACCCCTGATTTTGAAGGCAAATGTACAGGTAACCTAAGTTTTCGGCTCAAAGGGGGGTTTGTGATTACGGCTTCAGGGTTAGAAACGAAAGAGAATCTTTGCGGAGAATGTTTTGTTTACGTGAAAAAGTTTGAAGAAGAAACTAACAAAATGTTTGTTAAGGGAAAAAGAAATCCGTCATCTGAAGCTATGATGCATTTTCTGATTTATCAAACAAGAAAAGATGTGAACGCAATTTTTCATGGCCACAATAAATCGATTCTGATTAACGCTAACAAGCTAGGGGTACCCGTGACAGAAAATGAACAAGATTTTGGCTCAATTAAATTGGCAAAAGAAGCTTTAAAGGTGTTAGGTGAAAATAATTTGGTTGCTTTACGGAATCATGGCTTTGTTTCAGTGGGTAAAACCATGAGAGAGGCGGGTGAGTTAGCGTTAGCTACTTTGAAACACAGTGAAGAAATGAATAACACAAAATAG
- a CDS encoding CTP synthase, with protein sequence MVKYIFVTGGVLSSVGKGIVTSSIGKMLQVRGINVTVIKVDPYVNVDAGTMNPYIHGEVFVTEDGGETDLDLGGYERFLDANMPKDNNITTGQIYQTVIDRERRGDFLGKCVQIIPHVTDEIKRRTRIVAEKSKVDVVLTELGGTVGDIEGLPFLEAIRQMRLEEGYENTLYVHLALVPILDVTGEMKTKPLQHSVNELRRIGIQPDTVVARCRKMIDDDTVRKVALFGTIPKEAVFCSYNVPSIYQVPLILDNQGMGDYICNRLGISKNPPEWKEWNQFVDCFENPQHEIKIALIGKYAGLTDSYVSMNEAFRHSGAKCQAKVTVDYIEAECLENNPENLKILEGHDGIFIPYGFGPRGTEGKIKGIQYARENNIPFLGVCYGFQLAVIEFARNVCGFEAANSTEINPKTPHPVIDLMPEQKTVNNKGGTMRLGAHEVRVLKDTIAYTLYGKDTIFERHRHRWEVNPEYWNKLEENGLKFSGNSPDARRKEILELPGNFFFFASQFHGEFKSRPTKPEPEYYGFIKACLDKKLGKTKPEF encoded by the coding sequence ATGGTTAAGTATATTTTTGTGACAGGTGGAGTGCTTTCCTCTGTTGGTAAAGGCATTGTAACTTCTTCTATAGGCAAAATGCTTCAAGTCAGAGGAATTAATGTTACAGTAATCAAAGTTGACCCTTACGTTAACGTTGACGCTGGAACTATGAACCCTTACATCCACGGGGAAGTCTTCGTCACCGAAGACGGAGGCGAAACTGACCTAGACCTTGGCGGTTACGAACGATTTTTAGACGCTAACATGCCAAAAGACAATAACATTACCACTGGGCAAATTTACCAAACAGTAATCGACCGGGAACGACGGGGAGATTTCCTAGGTAAATGCGTACAAATTATTCCCCATGTAACTGATGAAATTAAACGTCGAACCCGTATTGTAGCTGAAAAATCAAAGGTAGATGTTGTATTAACTGAACTAGGCGGCACAGTAGGGGACATTGAAGGGCTGCCTTTTCTGGAAGCTATCCGTCAGATGCGCCTAGAAGAAGGGTATGAAAACACGTTGTATGTGCATCTTGCTCTTGTTCCAATTCTTGATGTAACAGGGGAAATGAAAACTAAACCCTTACAGCACAGCGTGAATGAGCTCCGCAGAATTGGTATCCAACCAGACACAGTAGTGGCTCGATGCCGAAAAATGATTGATGATGATACCGTTAGAAAAGTAGCGTTGTTTGGCACAATCCCTAAAGAAGCTGTGTTTTGTTCATATAATGTTCCATCAATTTACCAAGTTCCATTAATCTTGGACAATCAAGGAATGGGTGATTACATCTGCAACCGTTTGGGCATATCCAAAAATCCTCCGGAATGGAAAGAATGGAATCAGTTTGTAGACTGCTTTGAAAACCCCCAACATGAAATAAAAATTGCGTTAATCGGCAAATATGCTGGTCTAACAGACAGTTACGTTAGCATGAACGAAGCATTCCGACACTCGGGAGCTAAGTGTCAAGCAAAAGTTACTGTAGATTACATTGAAGCAGAATGCCTAGAAAATAACCCTGAAAACCTGAAGATCCTTGAAGGTCACGATGGAATTTTCATTCCATACGGTTTTGGTCCACGGGGAACAGAAGGAAAAATCAAAGGAATCCAGTATGCCCGAGAAAACAACATACCTTTTTTGGGGGTCTGTTACGGATTCCAGTTAGCAGTTATCGAGTTCGCACGGAACGTTTGTGGATTTGAAGCCGCAAACAGCACAGAAATTAATCCCAAAACTCCACATCCAGTTATCGACTTAATGCCCGAACAAAAAACAGTAAACAACAAAGGAGGAACCATGCGCTTAGGAGCTCACGAAGTTCGTGTCCTTAAAGACACCATTGCATACACCCTTTATGGAAAAGACACAATTTTTGAGCGTCACCGTCACCGATGGGAAGTCAACCCCGAATATTGGAATAAATTAGAAGAGAACGGACTCAAATTTTCAGGAAATAGCCCTGATGCTCGAAGAAAAGAAATCCTAGAACTGCCGGGCAACTTTTTCTTCTTTGCTTCCCAGTTCCACGGCGAATTCAAAAGCAGACCAACAAAACCCGAACCTGAATACTACGGCTTCATCAAAGCATGCTTGGACAAAAAACTAGGAAAAACAAAACCCGAATTCTAA
- a CDS encoding AIR synthase family protein, whose translation MGFLPGKVPTDVLEKIVFKNLGAKRKDVILSPSLGEDAAIVKAGNAVLAVSSDPITGAEKWLGWLAVHVSANDVATRGVTPCWFNSIIMLPQTSTKKTIENICTQMDKAAKQLNIAIIGGHCEITPGIDHPIVTGCVIGIAENGKYVSSSGAKIGDKIILTKGTGIEGTAILASDRKQELLTVFDEKFLESAENFFEKISVVKDALIAFKTGAVSAMHDPTEGGVAGGLHELADAANVGFNVFEESILVPEQTQKICIHFGVDPMQLISSGALLIIANQDKAEQIVNSLAENGIQASIIGEVTEAKFGRNLIAKTGKKTELVRPANDHLWKALARPSSSK comes from the coding sequence ATGGGTTTCTTGCCGGGTAAGGTTCCAACTGATGTTTTGGAAAAAATTGTTTTTAAAAACCTAGGAGCCAAACGAAAAGACGTTATTCTTAGTCCGTCCCTTGGGGAAGACGCCGCCATAGTCAAAGCCGGAAACGCAGTTTTGGCAGTTTCATCAGATCCTATAACTGGGGCTGAAAAATGGTTAGGGTGGCTGGCAGTTCATGTTAGCGCAAACGATGTTGCCACCCGTGGGGTTACCCCTTGCTGGTTTAATTCCATTATCATGTTGCCCCAAACCTCAACCAAAAAAACCATAGAAAACATTTGTACCCAAATGGACAAAGCCGCAAAACAACTAAACATTGCAATCATCGGCGGACACTGCGAAATCACCCCCGGAATCGACCACCCCATAGTAACAGGATGCGTTATTGGAATAGCAGAAAACGGAAAATACGTCTCTTCTAGCGGAGCAAAAATTGGCGACAAAATCATATTAACCAAAGGAACAGGAATCGAGGGAACCGCAATCCTAGCATCTGACCGTAAACAAGAATTGTTAACGGTTTTTGATGAAAAATTCTTGGAATCTGCAGAAAATTTCTTTGAAAAAATCAGCGTAGTAAAAGATGCTTTAATTGCTTTCAAAACAGGAGCAGTTTCAGCAATGCATGACCCAACAGAGGGAGGCGTTGCAGGGGGGTTACATGAATTAGCTGACGCAGCCAATGTTGGATTTAATGTCTTTGAGGAATCTATTTTGGTTCCTGAGCAAACTCAAAAAATCTGTATCCATTTTGGCGTTGACCCCATGCAACTGATTAGTTCAGGCGCCCTTCTTATCATAGCAAATCAAGACAAAGCCGAACAAATAGTCAACAGCTTAGCAGAGAACGGAATTCAAGCTTCCATAATCGGCGAAGTAACTGAGGCAAAGTTTGGAAGAAACCTGATTGCTAAAACTGGAAAGAAAACTGAGCTAGTGCGACCCGCAAATGACCATCTTTGGAAGGCTCTTGCCAGACCATCTAGTTCAAAATAG
- the corA gene encoding magnesium/cobalt transporter CorA, with protein MKKLAKKSGLPPGTPVYVGKKKNIPVKVSCIRYHEEYFEENEEKTIDDCFPLKNKPSVTWINISGVHQLSNIEKIGKNLKTHPLVLEDIMHTGQRPKMEDFEDYLFVVLKMLQYDEAVNETRTEQVSLLLGCNYVVSFQEDEGDVFDLIRDRLRTDRGRIRKMGADYLLYSLLDAIVDNYFMVLEKIGEKIEDIEDDLLKNPTSEVLQTIHQLKRELIFLRKSVWPLREVISRLERWESSLIDKSIDIYLRDVYDHTIQVIDALETFRDVLSGMLEIYLSSVSNRMNEVMKVLTIIATIFIPLTLIAGIYGMNFKYMPELDSPWGYPMVYVAMFAVSAVMLIYFRKKKWL; from the coding sequence ATAAAGAAGTTAGCGAAAAAGTCTGGTCTTCCTCCCGGCACTCCAGTTTATGTTGGAAAAAAGAAGAACATCCCAGTAAAGGTTAGTTGCATTCGCTACCATGAAGAATATTTTGAGGAAAATGAAGAAAAAACAATTGATGATTGTTTTCCACTAAAAAATAAACCAAGTGTAACATGGATAAACATAAGTGGTGTTCATCAACTCAGTAATATTGAAAAAATTGGTAAGAACCTTAAAACACACCCCTTAGTTTTAGAAGACATTATGCATACGGGTCAGCGTCCTAAAATGGAAGATTTTGAAGATTATTTGTTTGTGGTGTTGAAAATGCTTCAGTATGACGAAGCGGTCAATGAAACAAGAACGGAACAGGTCAGTTTGCTTCTTGGTTGTAACTATGTTGTGTCTTTTCAAGAAGACGAAGGAGACGTTTTTGACCTTATCCGCGATCGCCTCAGAACAGACCGTGGGCGCATACGCAAGATGGGTGCCGATTATCTGTTGTATTCGTTGTTGGATGCCATTGTGGACAACTATTTCATGGTTCTGGAAAAAATTGGAGAAAAAATCGAAGATATAGAAGATGACCTACTTAAGAATCCAACTTCAGAAGTTTTACAGACAATACATCAACTGAAAAGGGAACTAATTTTTTTGCGCAAATCAGTCTGGCCGTTAAGGGAAGTAATAAGCAGGCTAGAACGATGGGAATCTTCGTTAATTGACAAGTCGATCGACATTTACTTGCGTGACGTTTACGATCATACAATTCAAGTTATTGATGCGCTAGAAACGTTTCGTGATGTGCTCTCGGGAATGTTGGAAATTTACCTTTCAAGTGTAAGCAACCGCATGAACGAAGTAATGAAAGTGTTAACGATTATTGCAACTATATTTATTCCGTTGACTCTTATCGCTGGAATTTATGGAATGAACTTCAAATACATGCCAGAACTTGATTCCCCATGGGGGTATCCAATGGTTTACGTTGCAATGTTTGCAGTTAGCGCAGTGATGCTGATTTATTTTAGAAAAAAGAAATGGCTTTGA